The following coding sequences lie in one Paramisgurnus dabryanus chromosome 16, PD_genome_1.1, whole genome shotgun sequence genomic window:
- the LOC135760898 gene encoding synaptopodin 2-like protein isoform X1 — MMDYTHKPVRRGDSWGGQTITTSSTSDRDGSGKSLEERTRILEKDEHCGVKGKPGLTTCISQMERKTNLSRSASLSEKELKEARTKSQIIAAQLQANSNSKGVQLFNRRRQRVNAFTLVSVAGGEAEEPKNVIDSSSEDPLTWDKQHSVKSQHKELNHRNISWSASRTHSCEDMEDAGEVTREDVIEEERHFLPVNEKDEELSEDAVKDESESKTAVQDESQANGGHAHSVETNKDTLNGYGTQCNGRTAKQPTINRTARPFFSPTTVGSSEVASPVKDFPPAPSYISPPLPAFQEPTTTPYSQSQPSHYHNPAFTSHPRSVFSPPPPPPSYPTPPLPTFSRPPPPNTAASSQPSSFYIRPSAPRPTFVPELLKERRSVTPIKTGILEEGRSRRSTRKSMFTFQEKPKLAPNPELLSMVQGADEKKKQKAQPDPVQEEELLALGAEASNFLAKEEAVCEEALVPEWTSCLKSSRTRARVEHKPEQALTNASGKGAELFAKRQSRMERFARDSKELRSPSPTMSLPPSWVYPSNMPGRVKAIINTSNINAEASKTLQAQQAPRKKAAPVKTPEPPPEIPIENGCTKIEMELSKHQPYQLSSSLFIFNPTKDTYSTLPRAAPPSKPLKTGYNVSRSPSVPSSPLPSPYSPSASYRSTHCFSPPITSFGPSISSPVSPLAPERVVSPRSTVKAPRPTFSTKKAGINAQDKEDTPIPITSPGSTTPTSRTPNLTRRFTSPDVASSAVWSPSSPVVTSTSSSLIYKPIPASPSPRPIPKTIHKPAASSPGITFKPSNATSPVSPPWETRCQSPAVNQDTKANHRILAKNIINAAKRKNSPSPGALSGHSLPISPVNASTVSYEHKPISPFQPRMLGGQSPTLTSPSPTRMIHSPVRLYNTRSLTDSDASVESEDSGLRSPGVRSYNTCPRGWTGSFQVKRGSMPEDL, encoded by the exons ATGATGGATTATACACATAAACCTGTAAGAAGAGGGGACAGCTGGGGTGGACAGACTATCACCACATCATCCACCTCCGACAGAGATGGATCAGGAAAATCACTAGAGGAGAGGACCAGGATCTTGGAGAAAGATGAACACTGTGGGGTCAAAGGAAAGCCAGGCTTGACCACTTGCATCAGCCAGATGGAACGAAAAACAA ACCTCAGCAGAAGCGCCAGTTTATCAGAGAAAGAGCTGAAGGAGGCACGAACCAAGAGTCAGATCATCGCTGCTCAGCTCCAGGCCAATTCCAACTCCAAAGGCGTTCAGCTTTTCAATCGTCGTAGACAAAGAGTAAACGCTTTCACACTTGTGAGTGTTGCAGGAGGTGAAGCAGAAGAACCAAAGAATGTAATTGATTCGTCTTCAGAAGATCCACTGACATGGGACAAACAGCACTCGGTTAAAAGCCAACACAAGGAGTTAAATCACAGGAATATTTCTTGGTCAGCTAGCAGAACCCACAGTTGTGAGGACATGGAGGACGCTGGCGAGGTTACACGTGAGGATGTAATCGAGGAGGAAAGACACTTTCTCCCTGTGAATGAGAAGGACGAGGAGCTCTCAGAAGATGCAGTGAAGGATGAAAGTGAATCAAAAACTGCAGTTCAGGATGAATCTCAAGCAAATGGAGGACACGCTCACTCTGTAGAAACCAATAAAGACACCTTGAACGGATACGGTACACAATGCAATGGAAGAACAGCTAAGCAACCTACTATCAACCGTACCGCTCGACCATTTTTCTCCCCAACAACTGTAGGCTCTTCAGAGGTAGCAAGTCCAGTAAAGGACTTTCCACCAGCACCATCGTACATCTCCCCACCATTACCAGCCTTCCAAGAGCCAACTACTACACCATATTCCCAATCACAACCTTCACATTACCATAATCCAGCTTTCACATCACATCCACGATCTGTCTTCTCTCCACCACCCCCTCCACCTTCATATCCAACTCCTCCACTCCCAACCTTCTCCAGGCCTCCACCACCTAACACAGCTGCCTCTTCCCAGCCTTCCTCCTTTTATATTCGCCCGTCTGCCCCCAGACCCACATTTGTTCCTGAGCTCTTGAAGGAGAGGAGGTCTGTGACACCCATCAAAACCGGCATCCTCGAAGAGGGCAGGTCTCGCCGATCCACCCGCAAGTCGATGTTTACGTTTCAGGAGAAGCCCAAATTGGCTCCGAACCCTGAACTCCTCTCTATGGTGCAGGGAGCAGATGAGAAGAAGAAACAGAAAGCCCAGCCAGATCCAGTGCAAGAAGAGGAGCTGCTGGCTCTGGGTGCCGAAGCATCAAACTTCCTGGCCAAGGAGGAGGCTGTTTGTGAGGAAGCGCTGGTGCCGGAGTGGACTTCGTGTTTGAAGAGCTCCAGGACGCGTGCCAGGGTGGAGCACAAGCCCGAGCAGGCCCTTACCAACGCTTCAGGGAAAGGGGCTGAACTGTTTGCCAAACGCCAGTCCAGGATGGAAAGGTTCGCCCGTGACAGCAAGGAGCTGAGATCTCCCTCTCCGACCATGTCCTTACCTCCATCGTGGGTGTATCCGTCCAACATGCCTGGTCGAGTCAAGGCCATCATAAACACTTCAAATATAAATGCAGAGGCGTCAAAGACGCTGCAAGCTCAGCAGGCCCCGCGCAAAAAGGCCGCTCCTGTCAAAACACCAGAACCGCCTCCAGAGATACCAATAGAGAACGGCTGCACTAAAATCGAGATGGAGCTGTCTAAGCATCAGCCGTACCAGCTCAGCTCATCCCTCTTCATATTCAACCCAACTAAAGATACCTACAGCACTCTTCCCAGAGCAGCCCCGCCTTCTAAGCCGCTCAAGACAGGCTACAACGTCTCTAGATCACCTTCAGTTCCTTCTAGTCCATTACCATCACCATACAGTCCTTCTGCTTCATACAGGTCCACCCATTGCTTTTCTCCTCCCATCACGTCATTCGGTCCCAGCATCAGTTCTCCTGTGTCTCCTTTAGCTCCAGAACGTGTGGTCTCACCTCGATCCACCGTCAAGGCGCCCAGACCCACCTTCTCCACCAAAAAAGCTGGAATCAATGCACAG GATAAAGAGGACACACCGATACCGATCACAAGTCCTGGCTCCACAACCCCCACTTCCAGGACACCCAATCTCACTCGACGCTTCACCAGTCCAGATGTGGCCTCTAGTGCGGTCTGGTCACCCAGCAGCCCTGTGGTGACCTCCACATCCTCCAGCCTCATCTACAAGCCCATACCAGCCTCCCCTTCCCCCCGACCCATCCCTAAGACCATTCACAAGCCTGCCGCTTCATCTCCAGGAATCACCTTTAAGCCATCTAACGCCACCTCACCAGTATCTCCACCATGGGAAACCAGGTGCCAGTCCCCGGCCGTCAACCAGGACACCAAAGCCAACCACCGAATTCTGGCCAAAAACATCATCAATGCTGCCAAACGAAAAAACAGTCCATCTCCAGGTGCGCTAAGTGGGCACAGCCTGCCCATCTCACCTGTGAACGCCAGTACCGTGTCTTACGAACACAAACCCATAAGCCCTTTTCAACCACGAATGCTGGGAGGTCAGTCGCCCACCCTTACCAGTCCCTCTCCTACCCGTATGATCCACTCGCCGGTGCGCTTGTACAACACTCGCTCGCTGACTGATTCTGACGCCTCTGTCGAGTCAGAGGATTCGGGCCTGCGCTCGCCCGGGGTGCGCAGCTACAACACCTGCCCTCGCGGCTGGACCGGCAGCTTTCAGGTGAAGAGGGGAAGCATGCCGGAAGATCTGTAG
- the LOC135760898 gene encoding uncharacterized protein isoform X2, whose translation MSYLSRSASLSEKELKEARTKSQIIAAQLQANSNSKGVQLFNRRRQRVNAFTLVSVAGGEAEEPKNVIDSSSEDPLTWDKQHSVKSQHKELNHRNISWSASRTHSCEDMEDAGEVTREDVIEEERHFLPVNEKDEELSEDAVKDESESKTAVQDESQANGGHAHSVETNKDTLNGYGTQCNGRTAKQPTINRTARPFFSPTTVGSSEVASPVKDFPPAPSYISPPLPAFQEPTTTPYSQSQPSHYHNPAFTSHPRSVFSPPPPPPSYPTPPLPTFSRPPPPNTAASSQPSSFYIRPSAPRPTFVPELLKERRSVTPIKTGILEEGRSRRSTRKSMFTFQEKPKLAPNPELLSMVQGADEKKKQKAQPDPVQEEELLALGAEASNFLAKEEAVCEEALVPEWTSCLKSSRTRARVEHKPEQALTNASGKGAELFAKRQSRMERFARDSKELRSPSPTMSLPPSWVYPSNMPGRVKAIINTSNINAEASKTLQAQQAPRKKAAPVKTPEPPPEIPIENGCTKIEMELSKHQPYQLSSSLFIFNPTKDTYSTLPRAAPPSKPLKTGYNVSRSPSVPSSPLPSPYSPSASYRSTHCFSPPITSFGPSISSPVSPLAPERVVSPRSTVKAPRPTFSTKKAGINAQDKEDTPIPITSPGSTTPTSRTPNLTRRFTSPDVASSAVWSPSSPVVTSTSSSLIYKPIPASPSPRPIPKTIHKPAASSPGITFKPSNATSPVSPPWETRCQSPAVNQDTKANHRILAKNIINAAKRKNSPSPGALSGHSLPISPVNASTVSYEHKPISPFQPRMLGGQSPTLTSPSPTRMIHSPVRLYNTRSLTDSDASVESEDSGLRSPGVRSYNTCPRGWTGSFQVKRGSMPEDL comes from the exons ATGTCTT ACCTCAGCAGAAGCGCCAGTTTATCAGAGAAAGAGCTGAAGGAGGCACGAACCAAGAGTCAGATCATCGCTGCTCAGCTCCAGGCCAATTCCAACTCCAAAGGCGTTCAGCTTTTCAATCGTCGTAGACAAAGAGTAAACGCTTTCACACTTGTGAGTGTTGCAGGAGGTGAAGCAGAAGAACCAAAGAATGTAATTGATTCGTCTTCAGAAGATCCACTGACATGGGACAAACAGCACTCGGTTAAAAGCCAACACAAGGAGTTAAATCACAGGAATATTTCTTGGTCAGCTAGCAGAACCCACAGTTGTGAGGACATGGAGGACGCTGGCGAGGTTACACGTGAGGATGTAATCGAGGAGGAAAGACACTTTCTCCCTGTGAATGAGAAGGACGAGGAGCTCTCAGAAGATGCAGTGAAGGATGAAAGTGAATCAAAAACTGCAGTTCAGGATGAATCTCAAGCAAATGGAGGACACGCTCACTCTGTAGAAACCAATAAAGACACCTTGAACGGATACGGTACACAATGCAATGGAAGAACAGCTAAGCAACCTACTATCAACCGTACCGCTCGACCATTTTTCTCCCCAACAACTGTAGGCTCTTCAGAGGTAGCAAGTCCAGTAAAGGACTTTCCACCAGCACCATCGTACATCTCCCCACCATTACCAGCCTTCCAAGAGCCAACTACTACACCATATTCCCAATCACAACCTTCACATTACCATAATCCAGCTTTCACATCACATCCACGATCTGTCTTCTCTCCACCACCCCCTCCACCTTCATATCCAACTCCTCCACTCCCAACCTTCTCCAGGCCTCCACCACCTAACACAGCTGCCTCTTCCCAGCCTTCCTCCTTTTATATTCGCCCGTCTGCCCCCAGACCCACATTTGTTCCTGAGCTCTTGAAGGAGAGGAGGTCTGTGACACCCATCAAAACCGGCATCCTCGAAGAGGGCAGGTCTCGCCGATCCACCCGCAAGTCGATGTTTACGTTTCAGGAGAAGCCCAAATTGGCTCCGAACCCTGAACTCCTCTCTATGGTGCAGGGAGCAGATGAGAAGAAGAAACAGAAAGCCCAGCCAGATCCAGTGCAAGAAGAGGAGCTGCTGGCTCTGGGTGCCGAAGCATCAAACTTCCTGGCCAAGGAGGAGGCTGTTTGTGAGGAAGCGCTGGTGCCGGAGTGGACTTCGTGTTTGAAGAGCTCCAGGACGCGTGCCAGGGTGGAGCACAAGCCCGAGCAGGCCCTTACCAACGCTTCAGGGAAAGGGGCTGAACTGTTTGCCAAACGCCAGTCCAGGATGGAAAGGTTCGCCCGTGACAGCAAGGAGCTGAGATCTCCCTCTCCGACCATGTCCTTACCTCCATCGTGGGTGTATCCGTCCAACATGCCTGGTCGAGTCAAGGCCATCATAAACACTTCAAATATAAATGCAGAGGCGTCAAAGACGCTGCAAGCTCAGCAGGCCCCGCGCAAAAAGGCCGCTCCTGTCAAAACACCAGAACCGCCTCCAGAGATACCAATAGAGAACGGCTGCACTAAAATCGAGATGGAGCTGTCTAAGCATCAGCCGTACCAGCTCAGCTCATCCCTCTTCATATTCAACCCAACTAAAGATACCTACAGCACTCTTCCCAGAGCAGCCCCGCCTTCTAAGCCGCTCAAGACAGGCTACAACGTCTCTAGATCACCTTCAGTTCCTTCTAGTCCATTACCATCACCATACAGTCCTTCTGCTTCATACAGGTCCACCCATTGCTTTTCTCCTCCCATCACGTCATTCGGTCCCAGCATCAGTTCTCCTGTGTCTCCTTTAGCTCCAGAACGTGTGGTCTCACCTCGATCCACCGTCAAGGCGCCCAGACCCACCTTCTCCACCAAAAAAGCTGGAATCAATGCACAG GATAAAGAGGACACACCGATACCGATCACAAGTCCTGGCTCCACAACCCCCACTTCCAGGACACCCAATCTCACTCGACGCTTCACCAGTCCAGATGTGGCCTCTAGTGCGGTCTGGTCACCCAGCAGCCCTGTGGTGACCTCCACATCCTCCAGCCTCATCTACAAGCCCATACCAGCCTCCCCTTCCCCCCGACCCATCCCTAAGACCATTCACAAGCCTGCCGCTTCATCTCCAGGAATCACCTTTAAGCCATCTAACGCCACCTCACCAGTATCTCCACCATGGGAAACCAGGTGCCAGTCCCCGGCCGTCAACCAGGACACCAAAGCCAACCACCGAATTCTGGCCAAAAACATCATCAATGCTGCCAAACGAAAAAACAGTCCATCTCCAGGTGCGCTAAGTGGGCACAGCCTGCCCATCTCACCTGTGAACGCCAGTACCGTGTCTTACGAACACAAACCCATAAGCCCTTTTCAACCACGAATGCTGGGAGGTCAGTCGCCCACCCTTACCAGTCCCTCTCCTACCCGTATGATCCACTCGCCGGTGCGCTTGTACAACACTCGCTCGCTGACTGATTCTGACGCCTCTGTCGAGTCAGAGGATTCGGGCCTGCGCTCGCCCGGGGTGCGCAGCTACAACACCTGCCCTCGCGGCTGGACCGGCAGCTTTCAGGTGAAGAGGGGAAGCATGCCGGAAGATCTGTAG